ATTAAGTAAAGTTACAGATAATGAAGGATATTTAAGAGCAACTAAATATTATTTTGATTGCATTATAGGACCTTTTAAAAATCCATTTATGGTAAAAGCTTTGAATAGAATTAAAGATTTAGAGATAGATATGATTTGTACAGGACATGGACCAGTTATAGATTGCAGAATTGATGAGATTATTGAGCTTTATAAAAAATGGTGTACTGTAGTGAATCCAAATACTAAGAAAACAGTTATTATTCCTTATGTAAGTGCTTATGGATACACTAAGGAATTAGCAGGTAAGATAACTGAAGGAATTAAAGCTAGTGGAGATATAGATGTAAGATCTTATGATTTAGTAGAAGATGATAAAGAAAAAGTTTTAGAAGAATTAACTTTTGCTGATGGTATTTTATTTGGAACACCTACTATTGTTGGTGAAGCTCTAGAACCAATTTGGGAATTAACTATAAAAATGTTTGCACGAACTCATGGAGGGAAACTTGCTAGTGCATTTGGAAGTTATGGTTGGAGTGGAGAAGGAGTTCCACATATCATGCAAAGATTAAAGCAGCTTAATATGAAGATCGTTGAAGGCTTACGTATTAAGTTTAAGCCAAGTGATAATGATTTAAGTGAAGCTTATGATTTTGGATATAATTTTGGATGTGTTTTACAAAATAAAGAAAACCCAGCTAAGAAGTCTGCAAAGAGAACTTTAGTAAAATGTTTAGTTTGTGGTGAAATATTTGATTCTAGTCTTGAAATTTGCCCAGTTTGTGGAGTTGGAAAAGAAAACTTCATAGAGGTTGATGATGATGAAAGTGATTATAAGAAAAACACTGATGAAATCTATTTAATTTTAGGAAATGGTGCGGCAGGTGTAAGTGCAGCTACCGCCATAAGGCAGAGAAATGAAACTTGTTCTATAGTTATGGTTTCAAATGAAAGTATATTAGGCTATAATCGCCCTATGTTAACTAAATCAATTATAGCTAAATTTAGACCAAAACAAATCTTAATGCATGATAAATATTGGTACAAAGAAAAAAATATAACTAATGTTCTTGATAAAGAAATAATTAAGCTTGATACAAAAGAAAAAGAAGTAATATTTAATGATGGAATTAAACTTAAATATGATAAATGTATATATGCATTAGGTTCTGAATGCTTTGTTCCACCAATAACAGGAATTGATAAAAAAGCTGTTATTGCAATACGTCGTGTTTCTGATGTTGATAAAATTATAGAAGTATTACCAAAGGTAAAAAATGTAGTTATAATTGGTGGAGGAGTTCTTGGGCTTGAAGCAGCTTGGGAATTAAGCAAAACAAAGTGTAAAGTTACTGTATTAGAAATTGCTGATACCTTAATGGGTACACAATTAGATCATGAAGGTGGAAAGTTCTTAGAAGAAGTAATAAAAGGAACTGGAATTGATATTAGATTAAATGTTAAGATTGATGAAATATTAGGGAAAAAATTAGCAACAGGAGTTAAAATTAATGGAAATGAAACTCTTGAGGCAGACCTTATTATTGTATCTTGTGGAATAGTGCCTAATTCGAAGATTGCTAAAGAAGCAGGAATCAATTCTCATAAATCCGTGCTTGTAAATGAAAAAATGGAAACTAATGTGGCAGATATCTATGCCTGTGGAGATTGTGCAGAATATGATGGAATAAATTATGGAACTTGGCCACAAGCTTTGGAAATGGGGAAAGTAGCTGGAGCAAATGCTGCAGGAGATTCTTTGAAATATGAAACAGTAGATGCAGCTTTAACTTTTAGTGGAATGAACACTTCAATATATGCAATTGGAGATAATGGAAAAAATCCATATCTAAAATATAAAACAGTAGAATTCAAAGATCCAATTAAGAAAATATATGAAAAATACTATTTCGCTAATAATCGTTTATGTGGAGCAATTTTAATTGGAGATACAAAAAAGATTGTTAAAGTAACACAAGATGTAAAAGAAAATAAATTATTTACTGACGTTTTTTAAAGTAATACCTGAAAAAATTAGAGCTTATTATGAGCTCTAATTTTTTTATTCTTTGAAATTTATAATTCAGTAAGATCTGTGGATAATATATAAAAAAGACTATCTAACTGAGTTGTGTATAAGAAAAGAATAAAAAACAAATCATATTCGCCTGCATAAAATGTTCTCATATGCAGCATAGCTGCCATTTCTAATGTGCAGATTTTTCTCACATGCGTTCGAAAAGGCAGATGCGCACCTATAAAAAGAGTGCGAAGCACAATACGGAACTTAATATTAAAAATCTCCGGATCCATAGTCGCCTACGATTTTTTTATATACATCATAGTTGAATGTTGAAAAGAATACTAAATTATGATACTTTTATTATGTAGAAATGTATTACAAAATTATAGTCTATTGCAGGGCGCAATTTTTTGTAAAGTTTGATTTAAAAATTGTTTATATTAAAAGTGAAACAGAAAAATGAACACGTGTGCAAAAAATGTGATTATAAAGGAGAATTGTTATGAGACTTGGAATGAGATGTCATGATGTAGTTCATACTAATCTTGAAGATTTAAGTGAAAGTATACAAAATAAGAATTTTAAAACTGTTCAGTTAGCACTAAGGAAAATTAATACGGGCTTCAATGCTAATAAAGCTCATATAACACCAGGAATGGCAAAGCATATAAGAGATATATTTGCTAAACATGATATAAGTATAGGTATATTAGGTTGCTATGTGAATATAGCTCATCCTGATAATGATGAACTTAAGGTATTATTAGATAGATTCAAAGAACATATAAGATTTGCGAGAGATTTTGGATGTAGTCTTGTGGGAACAGAAACTGGCGCTTTGAACAAAGAATATGTTTATGGACCAGAAAATAATACAGAAGAAGCTTTTTTAAGAACTTTAAATTCTGTAAGAATATTAGTAGAAGAAGCTGAGAAGTTTGGAGTAATTGTTGCTATTGAAGGAGTTGCAAATCATATAATCAATACTCCAGAAAGAATGAAGATGGTACTTAATAATATTCCATCTAATAATCTACAAGTAATTTTTGATCCAACAAATTATATGACTGTAGAAAATTATAAAGATCAAGATGAGATGATGAAAAAAAACTTTGAATTATTTGGAGATAGAATAGTTGCTATTCATGCAAAAGATTTTATATGTGAAGATAATGAAATTAAATTAGTTCCAATTGGAAAAGGTTTGTTAAATTATGAATTGTTACTATCACTAATAAAAGAAAATAATCCTTATATTGAGGTGTTTCTTGAAAGTACAAAACCAGAACATGTAGATGAAAGTGTTGATTACATTACTAAAATATATAATAGTGTGAAGTAAGAAAGAGTAAGTTTAAGAGAAAAATTAAATTACTAAGAATTGAATGACCACAAGAAGTTAAGTGACTGTTACATTAAGATAAAAAATAATATATTAAGTTGTTTTTATAACAAAATAATATATTATCTGATTTACTTGATATAACAGTTTCTGTTTTATTTGTATTCATAAATACATTTTAATTAAGACTTCCTTCAATGAACAATTATATTAATGCATATTAAGGATAAATTTGGTTAATAAATTAGAAAAAACATTAATTTTATGGGAAATAATTGATTCAATGTATAAAAAAATAAAATTATTTGTGCAAATGAACAAAAAAAAACGTTAAGTAAACAATATCAGATGAATAATAAATATATTATTATTTTATATGTTAGTAAACGTTAACGTTATTTAGCTATTGTAGCAAGTTATATAATTTTTTAATTTATTAAATTTAGGAGGAAGTAAAATGGCAATTATTCATTGGAGTGGAGCGGTTATTGGTTTAGCAATTGCAATAATATTAATTTTAAGAAAGGTAAATCCAGTATATGCACTTTTTGGCGGAGCTATAATAGGTGGACTAATTGGAGGAGCGAGCTTAGCTCAAACAACACAGGCGCTTATTGATGGTACTAGTAGCGTAATGGGGGCAGTAGTTAGAGTACTTGCAGCAGGAGTACTTGCAGGGATTTTGATTGAATCTGGTGCAGCAGAAAAAATTGCAGAAACTATAGTAGAAAAACTTGGTGAGAAAAAAGCATTGCTTGCAATAGCTTTAGCAACTATGGTTATTACAGCAGTAGGTGTATTTGTTACAGTTGCAGTTATTATAGTTGCACCAATAGCATTATCTGTAGCTAAAAAAGCAGGACTTACTAAATCTGC
The window above is part of the Clostridium saccharoperbutylacetonicum N1-4(HMT) genome. Proteins encoded here:
- a CDS encoding sugar phosphate isomerase/epimerase family protein, whose product is MRLGMRCHDVVHTNLEDLSESIQNKNFKTVQLALRKINTGFNANKAHITPGMAKHIRDIFAKHDISIGILGCYVNIAHPDNDELKVLLDRFKEHIRFARDFGCSLVGTETGALNKEYVYGPENNTEEAFLRTLNSVRILVEEAEKFGVIVAIEGVANHIINTPERMKMVLNNIPSNNLQVIFDPTNYMTVENYKDQDEMMKKNFELFGDRIVAIHAKDFICEDNEIKLVPIGKGLLNYELLLSLIKENNPYIEVFLESTKPEHVDESVDYITKIYNSVK
- a CDS encoding FAD-dependent oxidoreductase is translated as MEILELKKDFYWTGVLDKDLKVFDIIMETEFGSSYNSYLLKTSDKTVLFETAKAKFFDGYLNALEKLVDIKDIDYIVVNHTEPDHAGSIEKLIEINPNIKIVGTQVAIGFLKNIVNRDFYSITVKENDTLNVGDKTLRFMMLPNLHWPDTMYTYIEEDKTLLTCDSFGSHYCFDEILLSKVTDNEGYLRATKYYFDCIIGPFKNPFMVKALNRIKDLEIDMICTGHGPVIDCRIDEIIELYKKWCTVVNPNTKKTVIIPYVSAYGYTKELAGKITEGIKASGDIDVRSYDLVEDDKEKVLEELTFADGILFGTPTIVGEALEPIWELTIKMFARTHGGKLASAFGSYGWSGEGVPHIMQRLKQLNMKIVEGLRIKFKPSDNDLSEAYDFGYNFGCVLQNKENPAKKSAKRTLVKCLVCGEIFDSSLEICPVCGVGKENFIEVDDDESDYKKNTDEIYLILGNGAAGVSAATAIRQRNETCSIVMVSNESILGYNRPMLTKSIIAKFRPKQILMHDKYWYKEKNITNVLDKEIIKLDTKEKEVIFNDGIKLKYDKCIYALGSECFVPPITGIDKKAVIAIRRVSDVDKIIEVLPKVKNVVIIGGGVLGLEAAWELSKTKCKVTVLEIADTLMGTQLDHEGGKFLEEVIKGTGIDIRLNVKIDEILGKKLATGVKINGNETLEADLIIVSCGIVPNSKIAKEAGINSHKSVLVNEKMETNVADIYACGDCAEYDGINYGTWPQALEMGKVAGANAAGDSLKYETVDAALTFSGMNTSIYAIGDNGKNPYLKYKTVEFKDPIKKIYEKYYFANNRLCGAILIGDTKKIVKVTQDVKENKLFTDVF